The following proteins come from a genomic window of Tepidiforma thermophila:
- a CDS encoding 2-hydroxyglutaryl-CoA dehydratase — MQQQFISEDDILEKTRAYEAELREALGVPAREVRHFRRPVERPFTREERDRVTILFGGLTRTHDDLIGAAAEGLGYRVRPLPVPDNAAMALGKEYGNRGQCNPTYYTVGNLVKYLLELRAAGETDIEDRYVFLTAGACGPCRFGMYESEYRKALTEAGFPNFRVLIFQQTGGLEENGLLGAGPKHDGLVLDTSFYLAILRAIIASDIVNTMAHRIRPYEVEPGATDAVLHWAREHLGETFRNGRSLWLALRRIRSRFNEIEVDFLRVRPKVKITGEFWAQTTEGDGSYHLQRWLVAEGAEVVAEPVGTWIDYILWSAFSRTKESIGIRQGARRRLLALWIALCAYKSFYNFYRSALTFRTDPLVSQKQLAEYAGDYYNVRIGGGEGHMEVGKHFHAVLHRKAHMVTSIKPFGCMPSTQSDGVQSKVVSELADSVFIPIETSGDSEVNVKSRVQMKLFEAKQKAREELQRALDEYGVTLEEVQAYVERHPKFRRPMVKLPHDYVGTAPNFVAAVAKAMGRRRRKTEALPAGSGAAAAS; from the coding sequence ATGCAGCAGCAGTTCATCAGCGAAGACGACATCCTCGAGAAGACGCGCGCCTACGAAGCCGAGCTCCGCGAGGCCCTCGGCGTACCGGCCAGGGAGGTTCGCCACTTCCGCCGCCCCGTTGAGCGGCCCTTCACCCGGGAGGAGCGCGACAGGGTGACCATCCTCTTCGGCGGCCTGACGCGGACGCACGATGACCTGATCGGCGCCGCCGCCGAGGGGCTCGGCTACCGCGTGCGCCCCCTGCCGGTGCCCGATAACGCCGCCATGGCCCTCGGCAAGGAGTACGGCAACCGCGGCCAGTGCAACCCGACCTACTACACGGTCGGAAACCTCGTGAAATACCTGCTCGAACTGCGCGCCGCCGGCGAAACCGATATCGAAGACCGGTACGTGTTCCTCACCGCCGGCGCCTGCGGCCCCTGCCGCTTCGGAATGTACGAATCGGAGTACCGCAAGGCGCTCACGGAGGCCGGCTTCCCCAACTTCCGGGTGCTCATCTTCCAGCAGACCGGCGGCCTCGAGGAGAACGGCCTCCTCGGTGCCGGGCCGAAACACGACGGCCTCGTCCTCGATACTTCCTTCTACCTCGCGATCCTCCGGGCCATCATCGCCTCCGACATCGTCAACACGATGGCGCACCGCATCCGCCCGTACGAAGTCGAGCCCGGCGCGACCGACGCCGTCCTCCACTGGGCGCGGGAACATCTCGGCGAAACGTTCCGCAACGGCCGCTCGCTCTGGCTGGCGCTGCGCCGCATCCGCTCCCGCTTCAACGAGATCGAGGTCGACTTCCTCCGCGTCCGCCCGAAGGTCAAGATCACCGGCGAGTTCTGGGCCCAGACCACGGAGGGCGACGGCAGCTACCACCTGCAGCGGTGGCTCGTGGCGGAAGGCGCGGAGGTGGTCGCCGAGCCGGTCGGAACCTGGATCGACTACATCCTCTGGAGCGCCTTCTCCCGCACGAAGGAGAGCATCGGCATCCGCCAGGGCGCCCGGCGCCGGCTCCTCGCCCTCTGGATCGCCCTCTGCGCCTACAAGAGCTTCTACAACTTCTATCGCTCGGCCCTCACCTTCCGGACCGACCCGCTCGTCTCCCAGAAGCAGCTCGCCGAGTACGCCGGCGACTACTACAACGTCCGCATCGGCGGCGGCGAAGGGCATATGGAAGTCGGCAAGCACTTCCACGCTGTGCTCCACCGCAAGGCGCACATGGTCACCTCGATCAAGCCGTTCGGCTGCATGCCCAGCACCCAGTCCGACGGCGTCCAGTCGAAGGTCGTCAGCGAACTGGCGGACAGCGTCTTCATCCCGATCGAGACCTCCGGCGACAGCGAGGTCAACGTGAAGAGCCGCGTGCAGATGAAGCTCTTCGAGGCGAAGCAGAAGGCGCGCGAGGAGCTCCAGCGGGCGCTCGACGAGTACGGCGTGACGCTCGAGGAGGTCCAGGCCTACGTGGAGCGCCACCCGAAGTTCCGCCGGCCGATGGTGAAGCTCCCGCACGACTACGTCGGCACGGCCCCGAACTTTGTGGCGGCGGTGGCGAAGGCGATGGGCCGCCGCCGGCGGAAGACGGAGGCGCTCCCCGCCGGCAGCGGTGCCGCTGCGGCATCGTAG
- a CDS encoding BadF/BadG/BcrA/BcrD ATPase family protein, with the protein MNDERARGELLVGLDVGSTTVKAVVVDPASFAILWKDYQRHETRQPEKVLEFLERIEAAFGGPPERFRVFITGSGGNALADLIGAKFVQEVNAVSLAVEHFEPGTGSVIELGGQDAKIIIWVEDPATGRKRKLPSMNDKCAGGTGAVIDKIRAKLGISPEALAELRYDGIRIHPVAGKCGIFAETDINGLQKQGVPAEELIASLFDAIVQQNLSVLTRGNTLRPRVLLLGGPNTFLPGLRDAWRNHIPRLWEERRFPLPEGVDPRELVVVPPDAQYFAALGAARYGLAEEDGVGRYRGRAALEAYVEHGRDHLREATGGPPLVSSPEEAAAFAERYRLPPFGPPAFRPGQVVEGFIGVDGGSTSTKGVVMDRDGTLLARAYRLSAGNPIDDVRAILADLRRQVEAQGARLEVGAIGTTGYAKDMLKETLGADVAVVETVAHTLSALHYYRDIDVICDVGGQDIKVIMLQGGKVKDFRLNTQCSAGNGYFLQSTAQRFGYRVEQYAETAFTARRTPVFSYGCAVFMESDIVNFQQLGWTREEIMAGLAAVLPKNIWLYVVQEPNLARLGRRFLLQGGTQYNLAAVKAQVDFIRSRVPDAEVFVHRYCGESGAIGAALEAMRVAGVRSTSFIGFEAAEQLEFTARRDESTRCHFCKNSCLRTFIDTKTPQGEARRYIVATCEKGAVEDVTDMKAIKARLDELRRAHPDFADLAAREAFRSQEAEQAPEPRRGWLRKRPWGSRGDRARRAELTVGMPRVLNMYSLAPFFTAYFESLGLKPSSIFFSEFTNETMWKEGSRRGSIDQCFPSKVALAHVHQLVYGRRKPDIIFFPSVISLPSELEHTLDSAACPTVAATPNVVRAAFTKEGDVFAGFGIRYFDPVLAMADPPLLERQLLQFARAALGDVSREENAFAVRQGWLALERHRKSLRARARAVLEQLEREHRVGVVLLGRPYHNDPGLNHGILEEIQKCGYPIFTVDTLPDDEDILERLFGEEVRQGVIRSPRDIRDAWKNAYSENSSRKIWGAKYVARHPNLVALDLSNFKCGHDAPIYNVVEEIVAATGTPYFTFHDIDENRPSGSIKIRVETIAYFLRRYEDRLRAEAEAEVRIREAVRAYEAALRSGYGRARPAADVPAPRNWEGLVPLGIAMSSSGAAAAACGGCAGGACATGCAPAGQRQLIDITSL; encoded by the coding sequence ATGAACGACGAACGAGCACGCGGTGAGCTGCTCGTCGGCCTCGACGTCGGGTCGACGACGGTGAAGGCGGTGGTGGTCGACCCGGCCTCGTTCGCGATCCTCTGGAAGGACTACCAGCGCCATGAGACCCGCCAGCCGGAGAAGGTGCTCGAATTCCTCGAGCGGATCGAGGCCGCGTTCGGCGGCCCGCCGGAGCGGTTCCGGGTCTTCATCACCGGGAGCGGCGGCAACGCGCTCGCCGACCTGATCGGCGCGAAGTTCGTGCAGGAGGTGAACGCCGTCTCGCTCGCCGTCGAGCACTTCGAACCCGGCACGGGCTCCGTCATCGAGCTCGGCGGGCAGGACGCCAAGATCATCATCTGGGTCGAAGACCCGGCCACGGGGCGGAAGCGGAAGCTGCCCAGCATGAACGATAAGTGCGCGGGCGGCACCGGCGCCGTCATCGACAAGATCCGGGCCAAGCTCGGCATCTCCCCCGAAGCGCTGGCGGAGCTGCGCTACGACGGCATCCGCATCCACCCGGTCGCCGGCAAGTGCGGCATCTTCGCCGAGACCGACATCAACGGGCTGCAGAAGCAGGGCGTCCCGGCCGAAGAGCTCATCGCCTCGCTCTTCGATGCCATTGTTCAGCAGAACCTGAGCGTGCTGACGCGCGGCAATACGCTCCGCCCGCGCGTGCTCCTCCTCGGCGGCCCGAACACCTTCCTGCCGGGCCTCCGCGACGCCTGGCGGAACCACATCCCCCGCCTCTGGGAGGAGCGCCGCTTCCCGCTGCCGGAAGGGGTCGACCCCCGGGAGCTCGTGGTCGTCCCGCCCGATGCCCAGTACTTCGCGGCCCTGGGCGCTGCCCGCTACGGCCTCGCCGAGGAAGACGGGGTCGGGCGGTACCGTGGCCGCGCCGCCCTCGAAGCGTATGTGGAGCACGGCCGCGACCATCTCCGCGAGGCGACGGGCGGCCCGCCGCTCGTCAGCAGCCCCGAAGAGGCCGCTGCCTTCGCTGAGCGGTACCGGCTGCCGCCGTTCGGGCCGCCGGCCTTCCGCCCGGGCCAGGTGGTCGAGGGCTTCATCGGCGTCGACGGCGGATCGACCTCCACCAAGGGCGTGGTGATGGACCGGGACGGCACCCTCCTCGCCCGGGCGTACCGGCTCTCGGCCGGCAACCCGATCGACGACGTGCGCGCCATCCTCGCCGACCTCCGCCGCCAGGTGGAAGCGCAGGGCGCCCGCCTCGAAGTCGGCGCCATCGGCACGACCGGCTACGCCAAGGACATGCTGAAGGAGACCCTCGGGGCCGATGTGGCCGTCGTCGAAACGGTGGCCCACACCCTCTCAGCGCTCCACTACTACCGCGACATCGATGTCATCTGCGATGTCGGCGGGCAGGACATCAAGGTCATCATGCTCCAGGGTGGGAAGGTGAAGGACTTCCGCCTGAACACCCAGTGCTCGGCCGGCAACGGCTACTTCCTCCAGTCCACGGCGCAGCGGTTCGGCTACCGGGTCGAGCAGTACGCCGAGACGGCGTTCACGGCCCGGCGGACGCCGGTCTTCAGCTACGGCTGCGCGGTGTTCATGGAATCCGACATCGTGAACTTCCAGCAGCTGGGCTGGACGCGGGAGGAGATCATGGCCGGCCTGGCCGCCGTCCTCCCGAAGAACATCTGGCTCTATGTGGTGCAGGAGCCGAACCTCGCCCGGCTCGGGCGCCGCTTCCTCCTCCAGGGCGGCACCCAGTACAACCTCGCCGCCGTCAAGGCCCAGGTCGATTTCATCCGCTCGCGGGTGCCGGATGCCGAGGTCTTCGTCCACCGCTACTGCGGCGAATCGGGCGCCATCGGGGCGGCGCTGGAGGCGATGCGCGTGGCCGGCGTGCGCTCCACCTCCTTTATCGGCTTCGAGGCGGCCGAGCAGCTCGAATTCACCGCCCGCAGGGATGAATCGACCCGCTGCCATTTCTGCAAGAACAGCTGCCTCCGCACCTTCATCGATACGAAGACGCCGCAGGGCGAGGCGCGCCGCTACATCGTCGCCACCTGCGAAAAGGGCGCCGTCGAAGACGTGACCGATATGAAGGCGATCAAGGCGCGCCTCGATGAGCTGCGCCGGGCCCACCCCGACTTTGCCGACCTCGCAGCCCGGGAGGCGTTCCGCTCCCAGGAGGCGGAGCAGGCCCCGGAGCCGCGCCGCGGCTGGCTGCGCAAACGCCCCTGGGGCAGCCGGGGCGACCGGGCCCGCCGCGCCGAGCTCACCGTCGGCATGCCGCGGGTGCTCAACATGTACTCGCTCGCGCCGTTCTTCACGGCCTACTTCGAGAGCCTCGGCCTCAAGCCCTCCAGCATCTTCTTCTCCGAGTTCACGAACGAGACGATGTGGAAGGAGGGCTCCCGGCGGGGGTCGATCGACCAGTGCTTCCCGAGCAAGGTCGCCCTCGCTCATGTCCACCAGCTCGTCTACGGGCGGCGGAAGCCGGACATCATCTTCTTCCCGTCGGTCATCAGCCTCCCCTCCGAGCTGGAGCACACCCTTGATTCGGCCGCCTGCCCGACCGTGGCCGCGACCCCGAACGTCGTCCGCGCGGCGTTCACCAAGGAGGGCGACGTCTTCGCCGGGTTCGGCATCCGGTACTTCGACCCCGTGCTCGCGATGGCCGACCCGCCCCTGCTCGAGCGCCAGCTGCTCCAGTTCGCCCGCGCCGCCCTCGGCGACGTCTCGCGGGAGGAGAACGCGTTCGCCGTGCGGCAGGGCTGGCTCGCGCTCGAACGGCACCGGAAAAGCCTCCGCGCGCGCGCCCGCGCCGTCCTCGAGCAGCTCGAGCGCGAGCACCGGGTCGGCGTCGTCCTCCTCGGGCGCCCCTACCACAACGACCCCGGGCTCAACCACGGCATCCTCGAAGAGATCCAGAAGTGCGGCTACCCGATCTTCACGGTCGACACGCTGCCGGATGACGAGGACATCCTCGAGCGGCTCTTCGGCGAGGAGGTGCGGCAGGGCGTCATCCGCAGCCCGCGCGATATCCGCGACGCCTGGAAGAACGCCTACTCCGAGAACTCCAGCCGGAAGATCTGGGGCGCGAAGTACGTCGCCCGCCACCCCAACCTCGTCGCGCTCGACCTTTCGAACTTCAAGTGCGGGCACGATGCCCCGATCTACAACGTCGTCGAGGAGATCGTGGCGGCGACGGGGACGCCGTACTTCACCTTCCACGATATCGACGAAAACCGCCCCTCCGGCTCGATCAAGATCCGGGTCGAGACGATCGCCTACTTCCTCCGCCGCTATGAAGACCGGCTCCGCGCCGAAGCGGAGGCCGAGGTCCGCATCCGCGAGGCCGTGCGCGCCTATGAGGCCGCCCTGCGCAGCGGATACGGGCGCGCGCGCCCGGCCGCCGACGTGCCCGCGCCGCGGAACTGGGAGGGGCTGGTGCCGCTCGGCATCGCCATGAGCTCTTCGGGGGCTGCCGCGGCAGCCTGCGGCGGCTGCGCCGGGGGTGCCTGCGCCACGGGCTGCGCTCCCGCCGGCCAGCGCCAGCTCATCGACATCACCTCGCTCTAG
- a CDS encoding glycosyltransferase family 4 protein — MRIALVSPYDMTFPSGVNAHVEHLAVEMRRRGHDVRTFAPGPPQREPDPYHITLGRSVPIPSGGSLARVTFSPSILGAVRRLLEREPFDVIHLHEPLVPALPPVFLRYSQSVNVGTFHAAHEGGSRLYWLTRPVLRRWAARLHGRIAVSPAAAAFTQRYFPGTYEIIPNGVDVERFQSEAPCPPELAALRPYVLFVGRFESRKGLPVLLQAFQLLAAQRPGVRLVAVGDGARRKEYEAWVRWAGLRGVHFAGYVPGALLPAYYQHAAAFCAPNTGNESFGIVLLEAMAAGAPVVASDIPGFRAVVTHGQNGLLVPPRDPAALAAALDRVLGDSGLAAAFSGAGREHAAAFAWPRIAARVLEFYEQSRAAAGR; from the coding sequence ATGCGCATCGCCCTCGTCTCGCCCTATGACATGACCTTCCCGAGCGGCGTGAACGCCCATGTCGAGCACCTCGCGGTGGAGATGCGGCGGCGCGGCCACGATGTCCGCACCTTCGCCCCCGGGCCGCCGCAGCGGGAGCCCGACCCCTACCACATCACCCTCGGCCGCTCGGTGCCGATCCCCTCCGGCGGCTCGCTCGCCCGGGTCACCTTCTCGCCGAGCATCCTCGGCGCGGTGCGGCGGCTGCTCGAACGCGAACCGTTCGATGTCATCCACCTCCACGAACCGCTGGTGCCGGCGCTCCCGCCCGTGTTCCTGCGCTATTCGCAATCGGTCAATGTCGGCACCTTCCACGCCGCGCACGAGGGCGGCAGCCGGCTCTACTGGCTGACCCGGCCCGTGCTGCGCCGCTGGGCGGCCCGGCTCCACGGGCGGATCGCCGTCTCCCCGGCCGCGGCGGCCTTTACGCAGCGGTACTTCCCCGGCACGTACGAAATCATCCCCAACGGCGTCGACGTCGAGCGCTTCCAGTCCGAAGCCCCCTGTCCTCCCGAACTGGCGGCGCTCCGGCCGTACGTCCTGTTCGTCGGCCGGTTCGAATCACGGAAAGGGCTGCCGGTGCTGCTCCAGGCGTTTCAGCTGCTGGCGGCGCAGCGCCCGGGGGTCCGCCTGGTGGCCGTGGGCGACGGCGCCCGGCGGAAGGAGTACGAGGCCTGGGTGCGCTGGGCCGGCCTGCGCGGCGTCCACTTCGCCGGCTACGTCCCCGGGGCGCTGCTCCCCGCCTACTACCAGCATGCTGCCGCGTTCTGCGCCCCGAACACCGGCAACGAGTCGTTCGGCATTGTCCTGCTCGAGGCGATGGCTGCGGGGGCGCCGGTCGTGGCCTCCGATATCCCCGGGTTCCGCGCAGTGGTGACGCACGGGCAGAACGGCCTGCTCGTCCCCCCGCGCGACCCCGCCGCGCTGGCTGCCGCGCTGGACCGTGTGCTGGGCGATAGCGGGCTCGCCGCCGCGTTCTCCGGGGCGGGCCGGGAGCATGCCGCCGCCTTTGCCTGGCCCCGGATTGCTGCGCGCGTGCTGGAGTTCTACGAGCAGTCGCGGGCTGCCGCCGGCCGGTGA
- the katG gene encoding catalase/peroxidase HPI: MSANGTMKLKGKRNRDWWPNQPDLSLLRRNHPNSDPMDPGFDYRKELETLDVEQLRRDIYELMTTPQDWWPADYGHYGPLFIRMTWHAAGTYRVHDGRGGASRGTMRFDPLASWPDNANLDKARRLLWPIKKKYGNKISWADLIAFAGNCALESMGFKTVGFAFGREDVWEPEDIDWGPEDEWLGDERHYGERELDEPYAAIQMGLIYVNPEGPNAVPSALAAAKDIRESFGRMAMNDEETVALIAGGHAFGKTHGANPASYVGPEPGGAPLHEQGLGWKNSYGTGKGPDTYTSGLEGAWTPTPTKWDNSYLELLFKYNWDLTKSPAGAWQWVPTDPEAQNLVPDAHDPSKRHAPIMLTTDLALKMDPVYEKIARRFLEHPEELEDAFARAWFKLIHRDLGPVTRYLGPLVPKETWTWQDPIPPVDHPLIDADDIAKLKADLLGSGLSVSDLVFTAWAAASSYRGTDRRGGANGARIRLAPQKDWPANDPPRLARILGVLEGIQQRFNAQAAGGKRVSLADLIVLGGCAAVEKAAKDAGFDITVPFTPGRMDATQEQTDVESFGYLEPKADGFRNFRKPGLKKRAEHLLVEKAALLELTPPEMTVLVGGMRALAANSGETKLGVLTNRPGVLTNDFFVNLLDMNTQWVPTSEAEEEYEGRDRATGAVKWTATRVDLVFGHNAELRALAEVYACDDAQEKLVRDFVKAWDKVMNLDRFDLHK, encoded by the coding sequence ATGTCTGCCAACGGCACGATGAAGCTCAAAGGCAAACGGAACCGCGACTGGTGGCCCAACCAGCCCGACCTCTCCCTGCTCCGCAGGAACCACCCGAACTCCGACCCGATGGACCCCGGCTTCGATTACCGCAAGGAGCTCGAAACGCTCGATGTCGAACAGCTCCGCCGGGACATCTACGAGCTGATGACGACCCCGCAGGACTGGTGGCCCGCCGACTACGGCCACTACGGCCCGCTCTTCATCCGCATGACCTGGCACGCGGCCGGCACCTACCGCGTGCACGACGGCCGCGGCGGCGCCTCCCGCGGCACGATGCGGTTCGACCCCCTCGCCAGCTGGCCCGACAACGCTAACCTCGATAAGGCCCGCCGCCTCCTCTGGCCGATCAAGAAGAAGTACGGCAACAAGATCTCCTGGGCCGACCTCATCGCCTTCGCCGGCAACTGCGCCCTCGAATCGATGGGCTTCAAGACCGTCGGCTTCGCCTTCGGCCGCGAAGACGTCTGGGAGCCGGAGGATATCGACTGGGGCCCCGAAGACGAGTGGCTCGGCGACGAGCGGCACTACGGCGAGCGCGAGCTCGATGAGCCGTACGCCGCCATCCAGATGGGCCTCATCTACGTGAACCCGGAGGGCCCGAACGCCGTCCCCAGCGCCCTGGCCGCCGCGAAGGACATCCGCGAATCGTTCGGCCGGATGGCGATGAACGACGAAGAGACCGTGGCGCTGATCGCCGGCGGCCACGCCTTCGGCAAGACCCACGGCGCGAACCCCGCGAGCTACGTCGGCCCCGAGCCGGGCGGCGCCCCGCTGCATGAGCAGGGGCTCGGCTGGAAGAACAGCTACGGCACCGGCAAGGGCCCCGATACCTACACCAGCGGCCTCGAAGGCGCCTGGACCCCGACCCCCACAAAGTGGGACAACTCCTACCTCGAGCTGCTCTTCAAGTACAACTGGGACCTCACCAAGAGCCCGGCCGGCGCCTGGCAGTGGGTGCCCACCGACCCCGAGGCGCAAAACCTCGTCCCCGACGCGCATGACCCCTCGAAGCGGCACGCGCCAATCATGCTCACCACCGACCTGGCCCTGAAGATGGACCCGGTTTACGAGAAGATCGCGCGCCGCTTCCTCGAGCACCCGGAGGAGCTGGAGGACGCCTTCGCCCGCGCCTGGTTCAAGCTCATCCACCGCGACCTCGGGCCGGTCACCCGCTACCTCGGCCCGCTCGTCCCGAAGGAGACCTGGACCTGGCAGGACCCGATCCCGCCGGTCGACCACCCGCTCATCGATGCCGATGACATCGCGAAGCTGAAGGCCGACCTCCTCGGCTCCGGCCTCTCCGTCTCCGACCTCGTCTTCACGGCCTGGGCCGCGGCCTCGAGCTACCGCGGCACCGACCGCCGCGGCGGCGCCAACGGCGCCCGCATCCGCCTCGCTCCCCAGAAGGACTGGCCCGCGAACGACCCGCCGCGCCTCGCCCGCATCCTCGGCGTGCTCGAAGGCATCCAGCAGCGGTTCAACGCCCAGGCGGCGGGCGGCAAGCGCGTCTCCCTCGCCGACCTCATCGTGCTCGGCGGCTGCGCCGCGGTCGAGAAGGCGGCGAAGGATGCCGGCTTCGACATCACCGTGCCGTTCACCCCGGGCCGGATGGACGCCACGCAGGAGCAGACCGACGTCGAGTCGTTCGGCTACCTCGAACCGAAGGCCGACGGCTTCCGCAACTTCCGCAAGCCCGGCCTGAAGAAGCGGGCCGAGCACCTGCTCGTGGAAAAGGCCGCGCTCCTCGAGCTCACCCCGCCGGAGATGACCGTGCTCGTCGGCGGGATGCGCGCCCTGGCGGCGAACAGCGGCGAGACGAAGCTCGGCGTGCTGACGAACCGGCCGGGCGTCCTCACCAACGACTTCTTCGTCAACCTGCTCGATATGAACACCCAGTGGGTGCCGACGAGCGAGGCTGAGGAGGAGTACGAAGGCCGCGACCGGGCGACCGGCGCCGTGAAGTGGACGGCCACCCGGGTCGACCTCGTCTTCGGGCACAACGCCGAGCTGCGGGCCCTGGCCGAGGTGTACGCCTGCGACGACGCGCAGGAGAAGTTGGTGCGCGACTTCGTGAAGGCCTGGGACAAGGTGATGAACCTCGACCGGTTCGACCTGCACAAGTAA
- a CDS encoding dienelactone hydrolase family protein translates to MQFTSETTEQGVTERGFDLHVEGERVPGILWLPEGATGPRPLLLLCHGGMQHKRVDTILAKARSFVRHLGYACISIDNPGHGERASEAELAQARALRGATSLPPIDPGRMKQLAARVARAVGEWKAVLDAAQALPEVGDGPVGWWGLSMGTAIGVPFVAGEPRVRAAVLGLAGVRNEEFGRLARQITVPAMVMCQWDDEVAPRDSVLALFDALGSSDKTLHANPGRHVQVPPYERQAWEEFFARHLGRASSPPAPGA, encoded by the coding sequence ATGCAGTTCACCAGCGAAACCACCGAACAGGGCGTCACCGAGCGCGGCTTCGACCTCCACGTCGAGGGCGAACGCGTCCCCGGCATCCTCTGGCTGCCCGAGGGCGCAACCGGCCCCCGCCCGCTGCTCCTCCTCTGCCACGGCGGCATGCAGCACAAGCGGGTCGACACCATCCTCGCCAAGGCCCGGAGCTTCGTCCGTCACCTGGGCTACGCCTGCATCAGCATCGACAACCCCGGCCACGGCGAGCGCGCCAGCGAGGCCGAGCTGGCGCAGGCCCGCGCCCTCCGCGGTGCCACCAGCCTCCCGCCCATCGACCCCGGGCGGATGAAGCAGCTGGCAGCGCGCGTGGCCCGCGCCGTCGGCGAATGGAAGGCCGTGCTGGATGCCGCGCAGGCCCTGCCGGAGGTCGGCGACGGCCCCGTCGGCTGGTGGGGCCTTTCCATGGGCACCGCCATCGGCGTCCCGTTCGTCGCCGGCGAACCGCGGGTTCGCGCCGCCGTCCTCGGCCTCGCCGGGGTCCGCAACGAGGAGTTCGGGCGGCTCGCCCGGCAGATTACCGTCCCGGCGATGGTCATGTGCCAGTGGGACGACGAGGTGGCCCCGCGCGATTCGGTGCTCGCCCTGTTCGATGCCCTCGGTTCGAGCGACAAGACGCTCCACGCCAACCCCGGCCGCCATGTGCAGGTGCCGCCCTACGAGCGCCAGGCGTGGGAAGAGTTCTTCGCCCGCCACCTCGGCCGGGCCAGCTCGCCCCCGGCGCCCGGTGCGTGA
- a CDS encoding disulfide bond formation protein B, translating to MESEPYVSPVLAAGAIATVFAVLFAMLAAEHPAAAAIRRLVTVHGQKLMFGIAGIAMAGSLYYSEYVHFTPCELCWFQRIAMYPLAILLGVALVTRSRLDARYVVTLAGAGLAISIYHYQLELFPDQAALCTGEAVSCTVRFVEEFGFVSIPFMAGCAFLSVLLLQAAAWRVRYLEERGLV from the coding sequence ATGGAGTCCGAACCGTACGTTTCTCCTGTTCTTGCGGCGGGCGCGATCGCGACGGTCTTCGCCGTGCTGTTCGCTATGCTCGCCGCCGAGCACCCTGCCGCCGCGGCCATCCGCCGGCTGGTCACGGTCCACGGGCAGAAGCTGATGTTCGGCATCGCCGGGATCGCGATGGCCGGGTCGCTCTATTACTCCGAATACGTCCACTTCACGCCGTGCGAACTCTGCTGGTTCCAGCGGATCGCGATGTACCCCCTGGCGATCCTGCTCGGCGTGGCGCTGGTCACGCGCAGCCGGCTCGATGCCCGCTACGTGGTGACGCTGGCCGGCGCCGGGCTGGCCATTTCCATCTACCACTACCAGCTCGAACTCTTCCCCGACCAGGCGGCGCTCTGCACCGGCGAAGCGGTTTCGTGCACGGTCCGCTTCGTGGAGGAGTTCGGGTTCGTGTCGATCCCGTTCATGGCGGGGTGCGCGTTCCTCTCGGTCCTGCTGCTGCAGGCCGCGGCCTGGCGGGTCCGCTACCTGGAGGAGCGCGGCCTGGTGTGA
- a CDS encoding PIN domain-containing protein, producing the protein MRNDSRAAQFAPLLEGRVIVVSFQTVAELYRWAKERGFGKRRVRELEELLRRLVVVPSSNALCAEWAAIHAEARQRGLGISPQDAWIAATARLYDLPLLTNNRRDFEQVEGLTLLEPPRPAPPG; encoded by the coding sequence CTGCGCAACGACTCCCGCGCGGCGCAGTTTGCCCCGCTCCTCGAAGGGCGCGTCATCGTCGTCTCGTTCCAGACGGTCGCCGAGCTGTACCGCTGGGCGAAGGAGCGAGGGTTCGGCAAACGGCGCGTGCGTGAGCTCGAGGAGCTGCTCCGGCGGCTCGTTGTCGTTCCGAGCTCGAACGCCCTGTGCGCGGAATGGGCCGCAATCCACGCCGAGGCGCGGCAGCGCGGCCTGGGCATCTCGCCGCAGGACGCCTGGATCGCGGCCACGGCCCGCCTCTACGACCTTCCCCTCCTGACGAACAACCGTCGCGACTTCGAGCAGGTCGAGGGTCTTACGCTCCTGGAGCCCCCTCGCCCAGCGCCTCCCGGATGA